Below is a window of Tolypothrix bouteillei VB521301 DNA.
GTGTTCGGCTCGCAAGCAGTTCTAGGTTTACAGAACTACAATAATTTTATTTCAAAATTATAAGTTAAGGAAATGCATACAAGTATATATGCCTAGTGAATGAATTTGAATAACGTAGACGTTTGTGAAGTAAATCTTGTGAATGAAACAAAGTCTGTCTTGAGGATAAACGACCTACATCTTATGAAATATCAATGAACATTCAAATAATCTTGAGAAAGGTTCTCGCTCTCCCATTCTGTTTTGATAGTTTTAAAAGTTCAGTTTGGCAGAGAAAATTTAAATCATTATTAAGCTTTTGCCAGACAATGCCCACCCTACAAGATAAATGAAATTTTAGAGTGTAAAGGGAGGAAAGGAGTCTTTCAAAACACGCCTTAGGGGTTGGGAAAAACTCAATTCCCAATCCCCATTTCATCTGGGAAAGGCAGAGGGCAGAAGGAAGGAATAAGTATTAAAGGTAACAAGTAATACTCTCTGTTTCGTCTGACCTCTGCCTCCTGCAAGGCTGCCTTCTTCAAGCTTTCTCATGTACGCAGTTCAAAATAAGTAGGTCAATGTTAAAATTGGCGTCATAACAAAGCAGATGGCAGCTATGTATATGCCCTCATACTTCTCAAGGGCGAAAGGGAGCACTTGTGTTTAAGTCCCCCACCATATTGTATACCTTCTGCCCTCTGCCATCTGCCCTCTGCCTTCTTCAATCCATTGCAATCGCCTTAACTAATTGATTTGCTGCTTCCTGTCCTCTCTTCATAGCTTGCTTGAGGGGTTGCTGTCCGAGTAAAGCACTGACAAACTGATTGTCAAAATTGTTCATAACTGGTGCCGGGTATTTACCCAATTGCCATGGCATCCCGTAGTCTACACCTGCTAACAGTGCAGACCGGAACGGGTCTTTGTCATATCCCTGTTCCCGAGTAATAGATTTACGCGATGGTAGGGCAAAACCTGTTTGCGTCCACTTTGCCATTCCTTCTTTACCTGTAAGATAAGAAATTAATGCCCAAGCTTCAGCTTTATGCTCTGACTGCTTGTTCATAACATAAGCAACAGTGAAAATCATTGTGCTCTTTTGATTGTTAATACTCGGTACTTCTGCGGTAGCAAACTCTAAATTGGGAAAAGTTTCTATCAAATATGGAATTGTCCAACTTCCTTCAACAATCATTGCAACCTTGCCCTGTCCGAACATTTCACCACCAGAGTTCGTTCCCACATCAGACTTCTGTGCGGAAGAACGGTCTTTTTGATATTGGTCTACTGCTAACTGCAACCCTTGCAAAGCTTCCTGAGTGGCAAAGGTTGCATAGCCATTACGGTCTACAACTTGTCCTCCAAAAGCTTTAATTTTGTAAGCTTGACGTGCTAATTCAGGAATTTCACCGAAGCCATATTGGTCAATTCTGCTATCCTGGTTAGGGTCAAAAGAGAGCTTTTGAGAATAGGTGCGGAGCTCATCCCAAGTATTTGGGGGGCGATCTAAGCCTGCTGTAGCAAAAGCTTTTTTGTTATAAAACAGAGCAAGTGTTGAATAATCTTTAGGAAGACCGTATATGTAATTTTCATACTGAAAACTTTTTAAGAGCGGTTCCTCAAAATCCGCCAAGTCAAATTCGGAGGTAATATATGCATCTAGCGGTTCCAAAACGTTCTGACTCATTAAGAAAGGCGCTTCAAAAGCATCTAAATAAAAGACATCGGGCGCTGCTTCCCCAACCAAACGAGTTTTTATCACATCCATATATTGGTCATTAATAACCTCATGTTTTACTTTGATATTTGGATGCTTTACCTCGAATTCATGCAGGACTTGTTTCAAAAGTTTTTGTTCGGCTGGACTCGCTATCCAACCGCTGAGTTTGATAGTAACTGGGGTAGGATTCGGAGAAAGACTCGGTAAGCGATCGCACCCAATTATCGAAAGGGCGATCGCCATCAAAACCCCTAAAAATTTCCAAATACTTATTTTCATCTTTATTTTGGGATTGGGGGTTAGAGGGAATAGAGGGACAGAGGGGACAAGGAGGACAAGGTAGAATTTTCTCCCTTATCTAGTGCCTCTCCCTTGTCCAATCCCGATTGGGTGTATTCCCATCCTACTTAATCTTCAGTTCCCAATCTCCAATATCTGTTGTTAAAAAATGCAAGCTAAAATAACGAAAAGTTACAATTTCCTTTTACAACCATCAACCGATCCATCTGTGGAGATAGGTATGGAATCCATGTCATCAGAGACGGCTGCTTCTTTAGCTCCAAAAATTCCTCAAATTGCGATTTCAGAACTAGCTGCAACCCCAGCACCGAATCCTACAGCGATAAAAAAGGATGCTATTCGCACCAGCCTCAAAGCCTCTACTATGGATTCTGTATTTGCGGCGGTGTTCGCCATAACCACCACAGGTATTTTATTAAGTAACTTTTTGGTGGAACTAGGAGCAAGCCCAATTATTTTTGGAATGATATGTTCCATTCCAATGGTGGTGAATCTCATCCAACCCGTAGGTGCTTACCTTTCAGAACGCACAACGAGCCGCTTTCGGTATTCTTTATTGACTCATGGTATTGCTCGGCTCCTTTGGATGTTTCTCATCATTGGTATTATCTTTTATACCTTGGGATGGATTAATTCTCAGCAGTTGGTTGTTATGACGATGGTCATCGTCTTGTTAACCAATCTTTTAGGAGGACTCGGAAGTGCGTCTTGGTTGAGTTGGATAGCAACCATCGTTCCCCGACAATTGCGGGGAAGGTATTTTGGATTGCGAACTAGCGCCGCGAGTCTCACTAATTTGCTTTGCCTTCCTTTAGCGGGTTTAGTCGTATCAAAATGGCCTGGAGGAACGCTGCAAGGTTATGGAATGCTCGTCTTTCTAGGAATTTTTGCCGGAGTTGTCAGTATTGGATGTCAGCATTTTCAAGTAGATATGAATCCAGTGCTGCAAAATGCAACCTCTGTCAAATCAACTCATTACAAAAATGTTATTGAAACTCAGTTAGAAAGTGTTGAAAAATTGCCTAGTGAGAACTTGGCACAAAGCATTATTAATAATAATAACTTTTTAATGTTTCTTTTCTATTTTAGTTTCTGGATGTTAGCTTTTAACCTGAGTGCTCCCTATTTTAACCTCTATATGTTGAGCACTTTAAAATTAGATGTTAGCTTGGTAACGCTTTACAGCAGCATTCAGGCTGGAGCCAATTTGCTAATGCTAATTTTATGGGGAAAGCTATCCGATAAGGTTGGCAATCGCATCATATTAATATCGGTAGGGATTTTAGTTGCGATCGCTCCACTGCTATGGCTGGGAGTGGAAGCTAATTTTTTGAATATCTGGGTGTGGTTACCACTCATCCATATCTTACTTGGAGGAACTTCTGCAGCCGTTGACTTGTGTAACAATAATATGCAGTTAAGTGTTGCACCAGTCAAACAACAATCTGTCTACTTTGCGATCGCAGCTGCTATTGGGGGTGCTAGTGGTGCGTTGGGTACCACTATAGGTGGCTTTATTGCAGAAAGTAGCTTTTTCGGCGGTATTCCCGGCTTATTTGCCGTCTCTGCCTTATTTAGACTGGTAGCACTTGTCCCGCTACTTTTTGTGCAGGAACAAAGAGGGCTATCTTTAGCTCAAATGATTCAAACTCTGTGGATATTCCGCAAAAAAGCAGTTCAGACTCAATAAGGGTTAGTAATTAGGAGTTAGTGATTAGTAGTTAGTAGCAATTAACCACTAACCACTCCCAAGGAATGTTAGGTGCAGGCAATGCGGAAGTTACTTGTCCTAAAGCTAGATGGAGATCTAGAAAAAGTTGTGCGGGTAACGCTCGCTATAGAGGAAGAAAATAATCGCTTGGGGATGGAAGTTATCGGCTATTTGCCCGCAAACCCAAACCTAGCGCTTGCGATCGACAATTGGAGAGAAAATTACTTAAGTGCAGGTAAGTCTTCCCGAGTTCAAGCAGTGGGAGCAGCAAGGCAATGGCGTTACGATTGCAACAAATCGGCGAATGAGTTGCGGCAATCTTTGAACCAATGGCTGTTGTCTGAATCTTTTCGTCCCATACGGGATAAGTGCTTGCAATATCTGATACCCGATAATGAAGTGCGCGTCCTCATACGCACTTCCAGTCAGTCATTATTGAAACTACCTTGGCATTTGTGGGATTTAATAGACGGTAACTCTTTTTCCGAAGTTGCGCTTAGCACACCTAATGCAGAATTTCGCCCGACAGTAAAAACGCCTACATTACCCGGTAAAGTTAAAATCCTAGCTATTTTAGGTAACAGTACTGGTATTGATATTCAACAAGACCGACAAGTACTGGAAAATTTATTGAATGCAGAAACAACCTTCCTTGTGGAACCAAAACGCCAAGAAATTAACGATTATCTGTGGGAAAAATCCTGGGATATTCTATTTTTTGCCGGTCATAGTGGTGTAGAGGGAGAAAGCGGTCGT
It encodes the following:
- a CDS encoding ABC transporter substrate-binding protein gives rise to the protein MKISIWKFLGVLMAIALSIIGCDRLPSLSPNPTPVTIKLSGWIASPAEQKLLKQVLHEFEVKHPNIKVKHEVINDQYMDVIKTRLVGEAAPDVFYLDAFEAPFLMSQNVLEPLDAYITSEFDLADFEEPLLKSFQYENYIYGLPKDYSTLALFYNKKAFATAGLDRPPNTWDELRTYSQKLSFDPNQDSRIDQYGFGEIPELARQAYKIKAFGGQVVDRNGYATFATQEALQGLQLAVDQYQKDRSSAQKSDVGTNSGGEMFGQGKVAMIVEGSWTIPYLIETFPNLEFATAEVPSINNQKSTMIFTVAYVMNKQSEHKAEAWALISYLTGKEGMAKWTQTGFALPSRKSITREQGYDKDPFRSALLAGVDYGMPWQLGKYPAPVMNNFDNQFVSALLGQQPLKQAMKRGQEAANQLVKAIAMD
- a CDS encoding MFS transporter codes for the protein MESMSSETAASLAPKIPQIAISELAATPAPNPTAIKKDAIRTSLKASTMDSVFAAVFAITTTGILLSNFLVELGASPIIFGMICSIPMVVNLIQPVGAYLSERTTSRFRYSLLTHGIARLLWMFLIIGIIFYTLGWINSQQLVVMTMVIVLLTNLLGGLGSASWLSWIATIVPRQLRGRYFGLRTSAASLTNLLCLPLAGLVVSKWPGGTLQGYGMLVFLGIFAGVVSIGCQHFQVDMNPVLQNATSVKSTHYKNVIETQLESVEKLPSENLAQSIINNNNFLMFLFYFSFWMLAFNLSAPYFNLYMLSTLKLDVSLVTLYSSIQAGANLLMLILWGKLSDKVGNRIILISVGILVAIAPLLWLGVEANFLNIWVWLPLIHILLGGTSAAVDLCNNNMQLSVAPVKQQSVYFAIAAAIGGASGALGTTIGGFIAESSFFGGIPGLFAVSALFRLVALVPLLFVQEQRGLSLAQMIQTLWIFRKKAVQTQ